The genome window CACTGCTGGCGCTGCGCTCCGGCCGGCCGGTGAAGATGGTGCTGACCCGGGAGGAGTCCTTCCAGGCGCACGCCGGCCGGCACCCCGCGCTGCTGCGCTACCGTCACCACGCCGACGCCCAGGGCAAGCTGGTCAAGGTGGAGGCGCAGATCCTGCTGGACGGCGGGGCCTACGCCGACGCCTCGGCCGAGTCGCTGGCCGCCGCCACCGCCTTCGCCGTCGGCCCGTACATCTGCCCGAACGTCTCGGTGGACGCCTGGGCGGTGCGCACCAACAACCCGCCGGCCGGCCGGATGCGCGGCGAGGGCGCGATGCAGTCCTGCTTCGCGCACGAGTCCCAGCTGGACCTGCTGGCCGCCCGGCTGGGCCTGGACCCGCTGGAGGTGCGCCGCCGCAACGTGATGGCCACCGGTGACGCGCTGCCCACCGGACAGGCCGTCACCTGCCCGGCGCCGGTGGCCGAACTGCTGGACGCGGTGGCCGAGGTGCCGCTGCCCGCGCTGCCGCTGGACGAGCCGGACACCGACTGGCTGCTGCCCGGCGGACCGGGCGGGGCCGGCGACCCGGCGGCGGTGCGGCGCGGGATCGGCTACGCGGTCGGCATGGTGCACATGCTGGGGGCGGAGGGCACCGACGAGGTGTCCACCGCCACCGTGCGGGTGAGCGGCGACCACGCGACGGTGATCTGCGCGGCGGTGGACGCCGGGCAGGGTTTCGCCACGCTGGCCCGGCAGATCGTGCAGAGCGTGCTCGGGGTCAGCGAGGTCTACATCGCGCCGGTGGACAGCGACCAGTCGATCGCCGGGCCGTCCGCCCGCGGCCGGCACACCTGGGTCTCCGGCGGGGCGGTGGAGCGGGCCGCGCTGATGGTCCGCCACCAGCTGCTGGCGCCGATCGCGGCCGACTTCGGGATGTCGGTGGAGCTGCTGTCGATCGCCGACGGCAAGATCACCTCCTACGACGGGGTGCTCGGCATGCCGGTCACCGAGGCGCTGGAGGGCAAGGAGCTGTGGGCGACCGCGCAGTGCCGCCCGCACCCGACCGAGCCGCTGGACGAGGCCGGGCAGGGCGACGCCTTCGTCTCCATCGCGTTCTGCGCGATGCGCGCGGTGGTGGACGTGGACATCGAGCTGGGCGCGGTCCGGGTGGTCGACGTGACGGTGGCCCAGGACGTCGGCCGGGCGCTGAACCCGGGTCAGATCGAGGACCGGATCGAGGCCGCGGTGGCCCAGGGCATCGGCACCGCGCTGCTGGAGGACCTGCGCACGGCCGGCGGCGTGGTGCTCAACCCCTCGCTGACCGGCTACCGGCTGCCCACCTCGCTGGACACGCCCGAGGTGCGGATCGCCAAGCTGGTGGAGGAGCGGGACGTGGTCGCCACCTTCGGCGCCAAGGCGGTCAGCGCGGTGCCGGCCGTGGTCGCGCCGGCCGCGGTGGCGGCGGCGGTCCGGGCAGCCACCGGGCTGCCGGTGGGGCGGCTGCCGATCCCGCCGCAGGACGCGGTGGTGCCGGTGGGCCCGGTGGCGGGCTGAGGCCCGTCACCGCCCCGGCGGGCGTTCCCGAGCTCCTCGGGAACGCCCGTTCCCTTTTCTGGGAACGTCGGAATTCCGGGCGGCGAAATCGCCGTCCGGAATTCCGGGAACGAGGCCATGACGGGAATCGAACCCGTGGAAAACCGTTTTGCAGACGGTCCCCTTGACCACTCGGGCACACGGCCGTGACGGTGGGTCGGATGGTGCGGTCGGGCTGGTGGGCTCCTTTTCGGACGGGCGGCAGCCGGCTGGAACTGTGTGAAGCGAGGCCATGACGGGATTCGAACCCGCGTCAACCGCTGTGCAGGCGGATCCCTGGGACCACTCGGGCACATGGCCGAGCCCCGGCCGGAGGCCGGGTCGGGGTGGGGCCCCGGCCGAAGGCCGGGGAAGGTCGGACGACATGCCGACGGGAATGCGGAGAATGAGGCCATGACGGGAATCGAACCCGTGTACACCGCTTTGCAGACGGTTCCCTGAGCCACTCGGGCACATGGCCGTGATGGTGCGTCAGGCGGTGCGACAACAGGAGAGGGCGGGGCGGTTCATGATCGCGGGCTCCTCTCCGGTCGGTGATATCCGCGGGCTTTCTGCGGGCTTCTGGAAAAGATATTACGCGGCGCCGGGTGGGGGCCGTCAATGCCCGAATGTGACATCCGTATGAAGTCCTAGGACCAAAGGTCAGGAGTCAATCAGCTCATGGCGGCTTACCATGGCCGTCATGACCGCTTCCGACACCGCGCTGCCGACTGCCCTCGCCCCGCCTGACCAGGGCGGCGTGCTCGGCGCCCGGTACCGGGCGCTGACCCTGGGGATCGTCTCCGTGGTGCTGCTGCTCGCCTTCGAGGCGACCGCGGTCAACACCGCGATGCCGGTGGCGGCCCGTCAGCTGCACGGGGTGGGGCTGTACGCCTTCGCGTTCTCCGGCTACTTCACCAGCACCCTGTTCGCCATGGTGCTCTCCGGCGAGTGGTGCGACCGGCGCGGGCCGGTGCTGCCGCTGTTCGCCGGGATCGGGATATTCGCCGGCGGGCTGGTGGTGGCCGGTACGGCGGCGAACATGTGGCTCTTCGTCAGCGGCCGGGCGATCCAGGGGCTCGGCGGCGGGCTGGTGATCGTCGCGCTCTACGTGGTGGTCGGGCGGGCCTTCCCGGAGCGGCTGCGGCCGGCCGTCTTCGCGGCCTTCTCGGCCGCCTGGGTGCTGCCCTCGATCGTCGGGCCGGTGGTCTCCGGGGCGGTCACCCAGCACCTGGGCTGGCGCTGGGTCTTCCTGGCGGTCCCGATGCTGGTGGTGCTGCCGCTCGCGGTGATGGGCCCGGCGCTGCGCCGCGCCGAGCGCGAACAGCCGGCGATGGTTGGCGGCGCGCTGAACTGGCAGCGGATCGGGTTGGCCGCGATGGCGGCGCTCGGCGCCGGACTGCTGCAGTACGCGGGGGAGCGGCGCGACCTGCTCGCGCTGCTGCCCGCGGCGGCCGGGGCCGGACTGCTGGTGCCGGCGGTGCTGCGGCTGCTGCCCGGCGGCACCCTGCGGGCGGCCCGCGGCCTGCCCACGCTGATCCTGCTGCGCGGGGTCGCGGCCGGGGCGTTCTTCGCGGCCGAGGCCTTCATACCGCTGATGATGGTGACCCAGCGCCACCTCTCGCCCACCCTGGCCGGGCTCACCCTGACCAGCGGCGGCCTCTCCTGGGCGCTCGGCTCCTGGCTGCAGGGGCGGCCCGGCGCCGAGCGCTACCGCGAGCAGTTGATCCGGGCCGGCTTCCTGCTCACCGCGCTGGCCATCGGCGGGGCCGCGCTGGTGCTGCTGCCCGGCGCGCCGACCTGGACGGCGGCGGTGGCCTGGGCGTTCGGCGGCATCGGGATGGGGCTGTCGATCGCCAGCATCAGCGTGCTGATGATGAAGCTCTCGCCGCCCGAGGCGGCCGGGGCCAACTCGGCCTCGCTGCAGATGTCCGACGCGCTCGGCAACGTGCTGCTGGTCGGCCTGGCCGGGGTGCTCTTCGCCGGGCTCGGTGGCGGCGCGGTGGCGGCGGCCGGCGCCGGGGCGGGCGGCGGGGCGCGCGGCGCGTTCGCCGCCATCTTCCTGGTGATGACGGCGGTCGCGCTGCTCGGCGCCGCGCTGGCCGGCCGGGTCCGCCCGGCCCGGGCCTAGGCCCGCCGGCTCAGGAGCTGCGGCGGCGCCGGTGGTGCAGCACGGCGGCGGCCGAGGTGCCCAGCAGGGTCAGGCCGGCGGCGGTCTCCGGGAGGTTCGGGCCGATCGAGCCGCCGAGGCCGGCGTGGCTCGGGCCGGTCGGACCGGTGGGCTGCGTGTGGTCGGGCCGGCCGGGGTCGCCGTGCACCGTGATGGTGGTGGTGACCTCGCTCTTGGTGACGGTGGTGCACTTGACGGTCACGTCGTAGACGCCGGGGCGGGCGTGCTCGGGCACGGTGACGACGGCGCCGACCAGGCCGCGCAGCGAGCCCAGCTTGGCCTGCGGGATGTCCTCGGCCTGGCCGTTCTGGCCGTTCTGGCCGTTCTGGTCGTCCTGCGCGTGCTCGCGGGAGCGGAAGACGGCCGTGCCGCCGGCGCTGTCGCAGTTGCCGCCGTCCAGGACGGTGAACTGGCTGCCGGGGGAGACCGGGTCCGGTTCGATGATGACCGGGTTGGCGGCGGCGGTACCGGCCGCGGCCAGGCCGGCGGCCAGGGCGAGCAGCCCGGTGGCGGCGAAGTGGCGAGCACGCATGGTGGGTTCTCCCAGGACGCGGTCGCGGGGCGGTCCCCGCGCGGGAAGTAGGTGGATCCGGGTCCTGACACCAGGGGTACGGTCCGGCCCGGCCGGGCGCATCCGCAGAACCCCCGGCCCGGCCCGCCCAAACCCGCCGCTACCTGGGGTGATGCCTCCTCACCCCGGGTAGCGCCGAACGGGTCGGGGACGGAGCACCCGGTCGGCGTCAGGCGGCGGTCGGGGCCAGGTAGCTCGACCAGCCGCCGGCCGGGGACTCGCCGACGTTCAGGGCCTGGAGCTTGCGCAGCACGGCCGGGTCCTGCGCCTCCAGCCACTGGACCAGCTGGCGGAACGAGACCAGCCGCACCTCGGGCTTGTCGGCGATGGTCCGGAAGACCTCCTCGACGGCGTTCATGTAGATGCCGCCGTTCCACTGCTCGAAGTGGTTGCCGATGTACATCGGCGCCCGGTTGCCGTTGTAGGCCCGCTCGAAGCCGGCCAGGTAGGCGTCCCGGGCCTGCCGCTGCCAGGCGTCCTGCATCACCGCGTTGCCCTTGGTGTTGTCGCCCGACTGGTTGTACATGATGTTGTAGTCCATCGAGAGCACCTGGAAGGAGTGCCCGGGGAACGGGATGGACTGCAGCGGCATGTCCCACAGCGCGCCGCCCTGGAACTTCTGCGGCCAGACCTGGAGCCCGCCGGGCCCGCTGGCGTCGTACTTCCAGCCGCGCGCGGCGGCGGTCGGCAGCAGGCCGCGCTGGCCCTCCAGGCACGGGGTGCGGCCGCCGATCAGCTCCTTGCGGTAGTCGAAGGGCAGCGCCGGCAGGTCGGTGAAGCCGGTGTTGGTGCGCCAGTTCATCACGAAGTCCATGGCTTGCTGGATCTCGCTGTCCCAGTCGTCCGGCGACCACCGCCCGCCGCCGGTGGGCCCGCAGAAGTGCCCGTTGAAGTGGGTGCCGATCTCGTGGCCGTCCAGCCAGGCGGCGCCCACCTGGCTCAGCGTGGCGTGGACGTGCTGGTCGGCCAGGTAGCCGATGTCGGAGGCGCCGATCCGGTGCTGCGGCGGGCGGTACATGTCCTTCTTGCCCTCCGGCAGCAGGTAGATGCCGGAGAGGAAGAAGGTCATCGAGGCGTTGTGCTCGTTGGCCAGGGTGCGGAACCGGGAGAACAGCTTGTCGTCCAGCTCGCCGGCGCCGTCCCAGGAGAAGACCACGAACTGCGGCGGGCGCTGGCCGGGCTCCATGCGTTCGGGGACCGGCTGGTGCGGCTGCGGGCCGGTGTCGGAGGTGGAGCCGTCGCCGATCATGGTGGCCGGCGGCTTGGCCGGGGTGCTCGGCGCCGCGGGGGAGGCGGGGGCGCTGCCGGTCTCCGGGGCCGCGCCCGCCTGCGCCGCCCCCCGGCTCCCGGCGGCGGACGGGCGGCGGGCGCAGCCGGCGGCCGCGGTGGCGGCGGCCGCCGCTCCGGCGGCCAGCAGGGAACGGCGGGGCAGGGCGTCCATGGTCACTCCAAGTCGTAGGGGCGTGGCGGGCGACCGCGGTGCGGTCCAACGGCCGTGCGGCTCCTGACTTCTGGCGTGGCGTCCGCTGATGGGCCGTTATGTGCTGATTTGTCCAAAGGATGGCACGCCCCGGGCCGCCACGGCGGGCCGGAGCCCGGTGGACCGCCCGTTAGGACCAGCCGGTCGGCGTGTCGACGGGACCGCCGGATCGAACGATCATTCAGATTGGACGCAGGCAGCGGGAGGAGCAGAAGGTCACCATGTGGCAGTCGGTACTGGACGCCTACCACTCCCGAGTCGTCGAACCCGGCCGGCAGCCGCTCTTCCTGCTGCTGCTCGGCCTGGTCGTCTCCTTCCTCTTCATCCGGCTCAGCACCCGGCTGATCCGCCGCGGCACCTCCTGGTGGCCGGGCAACCTCACCCCGGGCGGCCTGCACATCCACCACGTGGTCTTCGGCCAGGCGCTGATGCTGGTCACCGGCGTCGGCGGGTTCACCGTGCACGGGCTGACCAGCCACACCCGGGAGCTGCTGGCGCTCGGCTTCGGCATCGGCTGCGGGCTGGTGCTGGACGAGTTCGCCCTGGTGCTGCACCTGGAGGACGTGTACTGGAAGGAGCAGGGCCGCAAGTCGGTGGACGCGGTGATCCTGGCCGTGGCGCTGATCGGCCTGTTGCTGCTCGGTCAACTGCCGCTCGGCGGCTTCTCCGGACGCCCCTCCGCCGGCCAGCTGGTGGTGGCCGGCGCGCTGCTGGTGCTGGTCGTGGTCAGCCTGCTCAAGGGCAAGCTGTGGACCGGCCTGATCGGCGTGATGGTCCCGCTGCTCGCGGTGGTCGGCGCGATCCGGCTGGCCCGCCCCGGCAGCCCCTGGGCCCGCTGGCGCTACCGCAGCCGGCCACGCCGGATGGCCCGCGCCGAACGCCGCGAGGCCCGGGTGCACCGCCGGCTGATGACGGTCAAGACCACCGCCTACAACCTGCTGGCCGGCGCCCCCGACGTCAGCGCCGAGCCGGCCGCCGCGGCCGCTGCCGCCGCCGTCCCGGCCCCCGCCGCGCCGCCCGAGCTGCCCCCCGAGCCGCCGCTGCCGCGCTGGCGGCAGCGCTGCGGCGGCTACGCCGAGTGGTACCTGCGGATCGCCGCCGCGCTCAACCTGCTGGCCGGGCTGATCGCCCCCTTCCGTGACCGGGTGCACCGGGCCAACAGCGGCGACTACTTCACCCCGGTGCTGGTCACCGCCGGCTTCACCGCCGCGCTCTTCGCCGCCTTGCTGGCCGTGATGCTGCGCCGCAAGAAGCGGGCCGCCTGGATCGTCGCCACCACCGTGGTGGCGCTCTACGCGCTGCTCTTCGGGCTGGCCCTGGCGGTGCTCCCGGAGGACCGGGCGCACGCGCTGAACTGGGTCTCGGCGGTGCTCACCGCCAGCGTGCTGGCCGCGCTGCTGCTCGGACGGCGGGCCTACCAGGTGCGCGGCGCGCGCGGCAACGTGCTGGTCGGGCTGACCACCGCGGCGGTCGGCGGGGCGCTGGTGATCGGGCTCGGCGCGGTGCTGATCCGGGCCAGCAACCAGGCGCCCGTGCCGGACTGGGACGACAGCGTGCGGTACGCCGCGATCCGGCTCTTCACCACCTCCGGCTTCGGTGAACTGGTGCCCACGGTGACCGTGGCCCGCTGGGCCGACCTGGCGATCAACGTGCTCGGCGCCGCGCTCTTCCTGATCGTGCTGCGGGTCTTCTTCCGCTCGCCGCGCGGCAAGGTCTGGCTGCAGCCGCAGGACGAGCAGCGGCTGCGCGCCCTGCTGGAGCGGCACGGCGCCCGGGACTCGCTCGGCTACTTCGCGCTGCGCCGCGACAAGTCGGTCTGCTGGTCGCCGTCCGGCAAGGCCGCCGTGCTCTACCGGGTGGTCAACGGCGTGGCGCTGGCCTCCGGCGACCCGATCGGCGACCCGGAGGCCTGGCCCGGGGCGATCGAGCGCTGGCGCGAGCTGGCCCGCGCCCACGCCTGGGTGCCCGCCGTCACCGGCGCCGGCGAGCAGGCCGGCATCGCCTACCGGCGCACCGGGCTGCGCGCGCTGGAGTTCGGCGACGAGGCGATCGTCGAGGTGGCCGACTTCAGCCTGCAGGGCCGCTCGATGCGCACCCTGCGCCAGGCCCACAACCGGGTCCGCAAGGCCGGCTACCGGGCGGTGATCCGCCGTCACCGGGACATCCCCGAGCAGGAGATGGCCGAGCTGGTGCACCTGGCCGACGCCTGGCGGCACGGCCGCACCGAACGCGGCTTCACCATGGCGCTCGGCCGGCTCGGCGACCCGACCGACGGCGACTGCGTGCTGGCCGAGTGCCGGGACGAGAACGACCGCACCTGCGCGCTGCTCAGCTTCGTGCCGTGGGGCGCGCACGGGCTCTCGCTCGACCTGATGCGGCGCGACCGGGAGTCCGAGAACGGGCTGGTCGAGTTCCTGGTCACCGAACTGCTGCTGGCCGCCGAGCAGGGCGGGCTGCCGGTCACCCGGGTCTCACTGAACTTCGCGATGTTCCGCTACGTCTTCGAGGCCGGCGGCAAGCTCGGCGCCGGGCCGGTGCTGCGGCTGTTCCGCTCGGTGCTGCGGTTCCTCTCCCGCTGGTGGCAGCTGGAGTCGCTGTACCGGGCCAACGCCAAGTACCAGCCGGTCTGGGAACCCCGGTTCGTGCTCTACGAGAAGTCCTCCGAGCTGCTGGTGATCGCCATCGCCAACGGGCTGGCCGAGGGCTTCCTGGTCCGGCCCAGGCTGTTCGGCATAGGGGCCGCCCGGCGCTCCGAAACCGCTCACCCGCCCGGCGGCGCAACCGATGCGGGCCGTCGGGCGTCCGGATTGGCTGGACAAGGGTGATATTTCCGAAGGTTCCTTCGAAGACGCGAGGTGCAGGGGTGGGTGCGGGCAGAAGTCCCTGGTCGGGGGCGGTGCTGCTGGGCGCGGCGGTGGTGCTCGGCGCCTGGCTGGTGCAGGACGGCAGCCACGGCGGCCAGCCGCCCGCGCCCTCGCCGGCCGAGGCGCTGGGGGCCGGCGGGCCGCAGCCGGCGGCGCTCAGCGGCACCCCGATGAGCGCCTCCGCACCCGTGCGGATCAACATCCCGGCGATCGGCGTGGACGCCCCGGTGACCGGCGTCGGCCTGGACGCCGCGGGCCACCTGGCCACCCCGCCGGACGGCGAGCGGAACCTGGCCGGCTGGTACCGGGACGGGGTGACGCCGGGTCAGCGCGGCACCGCCCTGATGGCCGGTCACGTCGACACCGCCGACGGCCCCGCCGTCTTCTACGGCCTCGGCGCGCTGCACCGCGGCGACCGGATCGACGTGGCCCGGGCCGACCGCAGCACCGCCTGGTTCATGGTGGACGCGATCGAGGTCTACCCCCGCAGCGCCTTCCCCGACCGGCAGGTCTACGGTCAGTCACCGGACCCGCAGCTGCGACTGATCACCTGCGGCGGCAGCTACAGCAAGGCGACCGGCTACCAGGGCAACGTGGTGGTCTACGCCCACTTGACCGGTCATCGGAGGGCCGCGTGAACCTCGCCATATCTGGCCCGCTGGACTGGTCGATCGTCTCCGGAGCGGTGGCCTGGCTGCTGCTCGCGCTGGGCTGGGTCGCGCTGGTGGGCCTGGCCGTCTCCAGCAGCAAGCACTGGTGGAGCCGGCGCTTCCCGACCGCCGTGGTGCTGGCCGCCGCGCTCACCGCACTGCTGGCCATCTGGGTCGACGACTGGTGGCGGCCGTTCCCCGACCCGCTGCCCCGGGACGTGGAGTTCTGGGCCGGGATCG of Kitasatospora viridis contains these proteins:
- a CDS encoding phosphatidylglycerol lysyltransferase domain-containing protein; amino-acid sequence: MWQSVLDAYHSRVVEPGRQPLFLLLLGLVVSFLFIRLSTRLIRRGTSWWPGNLTPGGLHIHHVVFGQALMLVTGVGGFTVHGLTSHTRELLALGFGIGCGLVLDEFALVLHLEDVYWKEQGRKSVDAVILAVALIGLLLLGQLPLGGFSGRPSAGQLVVAGALLVLVVVSLLKGKLWTGLIGVMVPLLAVVGAIRLARPGSPWARWRYRSRPRRMARAERREARVHRRLMTVKTTAYNLLAGAPDVSAEPAAAAAAAAVPAPAAPPELPPEPPLPRWRQRCGGYAEWYLRIAAALNLLAGLIAPFRDRVHRANSGDYFTPVLVTAGFTAALFAALLAVMLRRKKRAAWIVATTVVALYALLFGLALAVLPEDRAHALNWVSAVLTASVLAALLLGRRAYQVRGARGNVLVGLTTAAVGGALVIGLGAVLIRASNQAPVPDWDDSVRYAAIRLFTTSGFGELVPTVTVARWADLAINVLGAALFLIVLRVFFRSPRGKVWLQPQDEQRLRALLERHGARDSLGYFALRRDKSVCWSPSGKAAVLYRVVNGVALASGDPIGDPEAWPGAIERWRELARAHAWVPAVTGAGEQAGIAYRRTGLRALEFGDEAIVEVADFSLQGRSMRTLRQAHNRVRKAGYRAVIRRHRDIPEQEMAELVHLADAWRHGRTERGFTMALGRLGDPTDGDCVLAECRDENDRTCALLSFVPWGAHGLSLDLMRRDRESENGLVEFLVTELLLAAEQGGLPVTRVSLNFAMFRYVFEAGGKLGAGPVLRLFRSVLRFLSRWWQLESLYRANAKYQPVWEPRFVLYEKSSELLVIAIANGLAEGFLVRPRLFGIGAARRSETAHPPGGATDAGRRASGLAGQG
- a CDS encoding MFS transporter — its product is MAVMTASDTALPTALAPPDQGGVLGARYRALTLGIVSVVLLLAFEATAVNTAMPVAARQLHGVGLYAFAFSGYFTSTLFAMVLSGEWCDRRGPVLPLFAGIGIFAGGLVVAGTAANMWLFVSGRAIQGLGGGLVIVALYVVVGRAFPERLRPAVFAAFSAAWVLPSIVGPVVSGAVTQHLGWRWVFLAVPMLVVLPLAVMGPALRRAEREQPAMVGGALNWQRIGLAAMAALGAGLLQYAGERRDLLALLPAAAGAGLLVPAVLRLLPGGTLRAARGLPTLILLRGVAAGAFFAAEAFIPLMMVTQRHLSPTLAGLTLTSGGLSWALGSWLQGRPGAERYREQLIRAGFLLTALAIGGAALVLLPGAPTWTAAVAWAFGGIGMGLSIASISVLMMKLSPPEAAGANSASLQMSDALGNVLLVGLAGVLFAGLGGGAVAAAGAGAGGGARGAFAAIFLVMTAVALLGAALAGRVRPARA
- a CDS encoding class F sortase, with protein sequence MGAGRSPWSGAVLLGAAVVLGAWLVQDGSHGGQPPAPSPAEALGAGGPQPAALSGTPMSASAPVRINIPAIGVDAPVTGVGLDAAGHLATPPDGERNLAGWYRDGVTPGQRGTALMAGHVDTADGPAVFYGLGALHRGDRIDVARADRSTAWFMVDAIEVYPRSAFPDRQVYGQSPDPQLRLITCGGSYSKATGYQGNVVVYAHLTGHRRAA
- a CDS encoding xanthine dehydrogenase family protein molybdopterin-binding subunit, whose amino-acid sequence is MTDQLDRTEGATAPPTGLGSSPLRTDALPKALGIYPYAADLWAEGLLWGSVLRSPHPHARILGIDTSAALALPGVHAVVTAADLPGQDGGDRPVLAAEVVRHHGEPVAAVAADHPDTARLAASLILVEYQLLEPLTDPEQAFNGPALHPNGNLLRHLPLRRGDQEAVGEVVVEGLYQVGRQDPAPIGAEAGLAVPRPDGGVELHLSSTDPHGDRERAAARLGLDPDRVRLVATGVPGATADREDLSFQVVLALLALRSGRPVKMVLTREESFQAHAGRHPALLRYRHHADAQGKLVKVEAQILLDGGAYADASAESLAAATAFAVGPYICPNVSVDAWAVRTNNPPAGRMRGEGAMQSCFAHESQLDLLAARLGLDPLEVRRRNVMATGDALPTGQAVTCPAPVAELLDAVAEVPLPALPLDEPDTDWLLPGGPGGAGDPAAVRRGIGYAVGMVHMLGAEGTDEVSTATVRVSGDHATVICAAVDAGQGFATLARQIVQSVLGVSEVYIAPVDSDQSIAGPSARGRHTWVSGGAVERAALMVRHQLLAPIAADFGMSVELLSIADGKITSYDGVLGMPVTEALEGKELWATAQCRPHPTEPLDEAGQGDAFVSIAFCAMRAVVDVDIELGAVRVVDVTVAQDVGRALNPGQIEDRIEAAVAQGIGTALLEDLRTAGGVVLNPSLTGYRLPTSLDTPEVRIAKLVEERDVVATFGAKAVSAVPAVVAPAAVAAAVRAATGLPVGRLPIPPQDAVVPVGPVAG